Proteins encoded together in one bacterium window:
- the cmk gene encoding (d)CMP kinase produces the protein MDALRSRPVVTIDGPSGAGKTTVSIRLAEAAGMIRIDTGAMYRAVALAARRAGVPWDDPVRLGGMARELGLSFRTVAGSPRVFLSGEDVSEAIRTPEISMGASAVSVHGPVREALVAKQREMAREGGVVLEGRDTGTVVFPDAEAKFFLDAAAAVRARRRQLELSPPGAQSFEEVFRDVLRRDVQDSTREHSPLKVADGAVYIDTTTMTVDEVVREMLRYLPGVPR, from the coding sequence ATTGACGCGTTGAGGAGCCGTCCGGTCGTCACCATCGACGGGCCCTCGGGCGCGGGGAAGACCACGGTGTCGATACGGCTCGCGGAAGCCGCCGGGATGATCCGCATCGACACGGGCGCGATGTACCGGGCGGTCGCCCTGGCGGCACGCCGCGCGGGCGTTCCGTGGGACGACCCGGTTCGTCTCGGGGGGATGGCCCGGGAGCTGGGCCTTTCGTTCCGGACCGTCGCGGGGTCGCCGCGCGTCTTCCTGTCGGGGGAGGACGTGAGCGAGGCGATCCGTACGCCGGAGATCAGCATGGGGGCGTCCGCGGTCTCGGTCCACGGCCCGGTCCGCGAGGCGCTGGTGGCGAAGCAGCGGGAGATGGCGCGGGAGGGAGGGGTTGTCCTCGAAGGACGGGACACCGGCACGGTCGTCTTCCCCGACGCGGAGGCGAAGTTCTTCCTGGACGCCGCGGCCGCCGTGCGCGCCCGTCGGCGTCAGCTCGAACTTTCCCCCCCCGGCGCGCAGTCGTTCGAGGAGGTCTTCCGGGACGTCCTACGGCGCGACGTGCAGGACAGCACGCGGGAGCACTCCCCCCTGAAGGTGGCCGACGGCGCGGTGTACATCGACACGACGACGATGACGGTCGACGAGGTGGTGCGGGAGATGCTGCGGTACCTGCCCGGAGTCCCGCGGTGA
- the pheA gene encoding prephenate dehydratase, producing the protein MDRLKELRVEIDSIDDRILELLNRRAKAAIEVGSIKKDRSLKFYVPEREVEILRRLTAVNEGPFPNDGLKAIYREIISASLSLEKPLSVAFLGPKATFTHLACLKHFGESADYVPQINLSAVFDAVERNAADFGVVPIENSSEGIVSNTLDMFVEHNLLICGEILVEVAHDLLNVTGDIDHVKKVYSHPHAIAQCRGWLERNLREIPVFDVESTARAAELAADDPAAAAIAGEAAAKVYGLKAIRKRIQDNTNNFTRFIILGKQESARTGDDKTSILFASRDEVGALFQMLQPFAKHNVNLTKIESRPVKTKAWEYLFFLDMTGHITDEPIANALTDLKERAQFIKILGSYPRAI; encoded by the coding sequence CTGGACCGCCTGAAGGAACTCCGCGTCGAAATCGACTCCATCGACGACCGGATCCTCGAGCTGCTGAACCGCCGCGCGAAGGCGGCCATCGAGGTCGGGTCGATCAAGAAGGACCGGAGCCTCAAGTTCTACGTCCCCGAGCGGGAGGTCGAGATCCTCCGGCGCCTGACCGCCGTGAACGAGGGACCGTTCCCCAACGACGGGTTGAAGGCGATCTACCGGGAGATCATCTCCGCGTCCCTCTCCCTCGAGAAACCGCTCTCCGTGGCGTTCCTGGGTCCGAAGGCCACCTTCACCCACCTGGCGTGCCTGAAGCATTTCGGCGAGAGCGCCGATTACGTTCCCCAGATCAACCTCTCCGCGGTGTTCGACGCGGTCGAGCGGAACGCGGCCGACTTCGGCGTGGTCCCGATCGAGAACAGCAGCGAGGGGATCGTCAGCAACACGCTCGACATGTTCGTGGAACACAACCTGCTGATCTGCGGGGAGATCCTCGTCGAGGTGGCGCACGACCTCCTCAACGTCACGGGCGACATCGACCACGTGAAGAAGGTCTACTCCCATCCGCACGCCATCGCCCAGTGCCGCGGCTGGCTCGAGCGGAACCTTCGCGAGATCCCGGTGTTCGACGTCGAGAGCACGGCGCGCGCGGCGGAACTCGCCGCGGACGACCCGGCGGCGGCGGCGATCGCCGGGGAGGCGGCGGCCAAGGTCTACGGGCTGAAGGCGATCCGGAAGCGGATCCAGGACAACACGAACAACTTCACCCGGTTCATCATCCTCGGGAAGCAGGAATCCGCGCGGACGGGGGACGACAAGACCTCGATCCTCTTCGCGTCCCGCGACGAGGTGGGGGCGCTCTTCCAGATGCTGCAGCCGTTCGCGAAGCACAACGTGAACCTGACGAAGATCGAGTCGCGCCCCGTCAAGACGAAGGCGTGGGAGTACCTCTTCTTCCTCGACATGACGGGCCATATAACGGACGAGCCGATCGCGAATGCGCTTACGGATCTCAAGGAGCGGGCGCAGTTCATCAAGATCCTCGGCTCCTACCCCCGGGCCATCTGA
- the ispH gene encoding 4-hydroxy-3-methylbut-2-enyl diphosphate reductase has protein sequence MTKKVLIARSAGFCFGVKRAIAIADETAGKQEAGGGKEGPIQSLGPIIHNPQAVERLQEKGVRVVETVDDITCGKAIIRSHGVTRSDRAALEEKGVTIIDATCPFVTKAQEHARTLSRNGYAVVVVGDPNHPEVKSIISYIEKGVPVFTSIQEVADAKGVRKAGIVAQTTQSFENLMAFVAAAMKRFPEVRVFNTICNATALRQQESTGLAGTADVMFVLGGYNSANTRRLAEICRAINPRTHHIETERELTPSMVEGASTAGVTAGASTPQWIITGFLDRLKEFWKGDAIEVSFYR, from the coding sequence GTGACGAAGAAAGTCCTGATCGCCAGGAGCGCGGGGTTCTGCTTCGGCGTGAAGCGCGCCATCGCCATCGCCGACGAAACGGCCGGGAAGCAGGAGGCGGGCGGCGGGAAGGAGGGCCCGATCCAGTCGCTGGGGCCGATCATCCACAACCCGCAGGCGGTGGAACGGCTGCAGGAGAAGGGCGTGCGCGTCGTCGAGACGGTCGACGACATCACCTGCGGGAAGGCGATCATCCGCTCCCACGGGGTGACCCGCTCCGACCGGGCCGCGCTGGAGGAGAAGGGGGTCACGATCATCGACGCCACCTGCCCCTTCGTGACGAAGGCCCAGGAGCACGCCAGGACCTTGAGCCGGAACGGGTACGCCGTCGTCGTCGTGGGGGACCCGAACCACCCGGAAGTGAAAAGCATCATAAGCTACATCGAGAAGGGGGTCCCCGTCTTCACCTCGATCCAGGAAGTCGCGGACGCGAAAGGGGTGCGAAAGGCGGGGATCGTGGCGCAGACGACGCAGTCGTTCGAAAACCTCATGGCATTCGTCGCCGCGGCGATGAAGCGGTTCCCCGAAGTCCGGGTATTCAACACGATCTGCAACGCCACCGCCCTGCGGCAGCAGGAGTCGACCGGCCTCGCGGGAACGGCCGACGTGATGTTCGTCCTCGGCGGGTACAACAGCGCGAACACGCGCCGCCTGGCGGAGATCTGCAGGGCGATCAACCCCCGGACCCATCACATCGAGACGGAGAGGGAACTGACGCCTTCGATGGTCGAGGGGGCGTCGACGGCCGGGGTGACCGCCGGGGCGTCGACCCCCCAGTGGATCATCACCGGGTTTCTCGACCGGCTGAAGGAGTTTTGGAAGGGCGATGCGATTGAGGTATCCTTTTACCGGTAA
- a CDS encoding prephenate dehydrogenase gives MARERVGILGLGLIGGSLALSLKGKRGAPEVWGCDRRKETVRRALSAGAIARGCTEAQLSACDVVIVCVPVLRAVEAIQRLGPRMRPGTVLTDTGSVKSRVVREGQRAVAGGAFFVGGHPIAGTEASGFSAADPALFHGRSFIVTPTPRTDAGAVLRVERIWRRAGSAALLRMDPKVHDHVFAYVSHLPHAVAYALVHSVATLPSRVPLGYSAGGFRDFTRIASSNPEMWKDIVLENRAELLRALAHYRKNLALLERRIAAGDADGLLEYFGRAKKTRDGLLSS, from the coding sequence GTGGCGCGGGAGCGGGTGGGCATCCTCGGCCTCGGGCTGATCGGCGGTTCCCTGGCGCTGTCCCTCAAGGGAAAGCGCGGCGCCCCCGAGGTGTGGGGGTGCGACCGCAGGAAGGAGACCGTCCGCCGGGCGCTTTCCGCCGGCGCGATCGCGCGCGGCTGCACCGAGGCGCAGCTTTCCGCGTGCGACGTGGTGATCGTGTGCGTCCCGGTCCTTCGCGCCGTTGAGGCGATCCAACGTCTCGGCCCGCGGATGCGGCCGGGGACGGTCCTCACCGACACGGGAAGCGTGAAGTCCCGGGTCGTCCGGGAAGGACAGCGCGCCGTCGCCGGGGGCGCCTTCTTCGTGGGCGGCCACCCGATCGCGGGGACCGAGGCGTCGGGCTTTTCCGCGGCCGACCCGGCCCTGTTCCACGGGCGCTCGTTCATCGTGACTCCCACCCCCCGGACCGACGCGGGCGCCGTCCTGCGCGTGGAGCGGATCTGGAGGCGGGCCGGTTCCGCGGCCCTGCTCCGGATGGATCCGAAGGTCCACGACCACGTCTTCGCCTACGTCTCCCATCTTCCCCACGCGGTGGCATACGCGCTCGTCCACTCCGTGGCGACGCTGCCCTCCCGGGTCCCTCTCGGCTACTCCGCCGGGGGTTTTCGGGACTTCACCCGGATCGCGTCGAGCAACCCGGAAATGTGGAAGGACATCGTGCTCGAGAACCGGGCCGAGCTCCTTCGCGCCCTTGCGCACTACCGGAAAAACCTCGCCCTCCTCGAGCGCCGGATCGCCGCGGGCGATGCGGACGGTCTCCTCGAATATTTCGGGCGGGCGAAGAAGACGAGGGACGGGCTGCTGTCGTCATGA
- the aroF gene encoding 3-deoxy-7-phosphoheptulonate synthase, which yields MIIVLRAGATDEDVRQIEETIKGKGLTAHISRGVERTIIGAIGDERKLDENAFEGLQVVEKVLRILAPFKLVSREFKKEDTVISVNGKTVGGKALALFAGPCSVEGRDMMVGIGASVASSGATFLRGGAFKPRTSPYAFQGLGEEGLKYLAEARDRTGLPVATELMDPRDIELVARYADVIQIGARNMQNFRLLTEVGKLDKPVILKRGMSATIQEWLMSAEYIASEGNQKIILCERGIRTYETATRNTFDVSAIPVVKALSHLPVIADPSHAAGKRPLVEPLAAAAIAAGADGLMIEVHDRPEKALSDGPQSLKPDAFTAMVGRLRKVAEAVGRSL from the coding sequence ATGATCATCGTATTGCGCGCCGGCGCCACGGACGAGGATGTCCGGCAGATCGAGGAGACGATCAAGGGGAAGGGGTTGACCGCGCACATCTCGCGCGGCGTGGAGCGGACGATCATCGGGGCGATCGGCGACGAGCGGAAGCTCGACGAGAACGCGTTCGAGGGATTGCAGGTCGTCGAGAAGGTGCTCCGGATCCTCGCCCCGTTCAAGCTCGTCAGCCGCGAGTTCAAGAAAGAGGACACCGTCATCTCCGTGAACGGAAAGACGGTGGGGGGAAAGGCCCTCGCCCTCTTCGCCGGCCCCTGCTCCGTGGAAGGGCGCGACATGATGGTGGGGATCGGGGCGAGCGTCGCCTCCTCGGGGGCCACGTTCCTGCGCGGCGGGGCGTTCAAGCCGCGCACCTCCCCGTACGCCTTCCAGGGATTGGGGGAGGAGGGGTTGAAATACCTCGCGGAGGCCCGCGACCGGACCGGGCTCCCCGTCGCCACCGAGCTCATGGACCCGCGGGACATCGAACTGGTTGCGCGGTACGCCGACGTCATCCAGATCGGCGCCCGGAACATGCAGAACTTCCGCCTCCTCACCGAGGTCGGGAAGCTCGACAAGCCGGTGATCCTCAAGCGCGGAATGAGCGCGACGATCCAGGAGTGGCTCATGTCGGCGGAGTACATCGCCTCGGAGGGGAACCAGAAGATCATCCTGTGCGAGCGCGGGATCCGCACGTACGAGACGGCCACCCGGAACACCTTCGACGTCTCCGCGATCCCGGTGGTCAAGGCCCTTTCCCACCTCCCCGTGATCGCCGACCCCAGCCACGCCGCCGGGAAGCGGCCCCTGGTGGAGCCGCTCGCCGCGGCCGCGATCGCGGCAGGGGCGGACGGCCTGATGATCGAGGTCCACGACCGGCCGGAGAAGGCGCTCTCCGACGGCCCCCAGTCGCTCAAGCCCGACGCGTTCACGGCGATGGTCGGGCGGCTGCGAAAGGTGGCCGAGGCGGTGGGGAGGTCGTTGTAG
- the aroA gene encoding 3-phosphoshikimate 1-carboxyvinyltransferase gives MSGKTVVRGEFTVPGDKSISHRAVMFAALATGVSRVRGFLHAEDTLSTAGMMRALGTRIDEVSPTELRIEGRGLRSLSEPADVIDAGNSGTTIRIGSGILAAQPFLSVVTGDRYLRRRPMGRVIEPLVRMGASILGRDGNRLPPLCIRGGALRGIRYEMPVASAQVKSSLLLAGLYADSPVTVVEPMRSRDHTERMLAAMGAGIARDGNAVTVSPCERLDPLEMTVPGDLSSAAFFLVLAAVTPGSSLTVRGVGVNPFRTGILGVLRRMGADIRFAGERTEGGEPVADLVVRGAALAATHVAPEEIPGLIDEVPILCVAAAFAAGRTEVRGAGELRVKESDRIASMVACLSSLGVPCGEYPDGLWVEGPATVRSAGPCDSHGDHRIAMSLRILGAAAGVPVEVTDVDCIDTSFPGFQPLLEGLTR, from the coding sequence ATGAGCGGGAAAACGGTCGTCCGCGGCGAGTTTACCGTTCCCGGCGACAAGTCGATCAGCCACCGCGCCGTGATGTTCGCCGCCCTCGCGACGGGGGTGAGCCGCGTCCGCGGGTTCCTCCACGCCGAGGATACGCTGTCCACGGCGGGAATGATGCGGGCCCTCGGCACCCGGATCGACGAGGTATCGCCCACCGAGCTGCGGATCGAGGGAAGGGGGCTGCGCTCCCTTTCCGAGCCCGCCGACGTGATCGACGCCGGAAATTCGGGCACCACGATCCGGATCGGGTCGGGGATCCTCGCCGCCCAGCCGTTCCTCTCGGTGGTCACGGGCGACCGGTACCTTCGCCGCCGCCCGATGGGCCGCGTGATCGAACCGCTTGTCCGGATGGGAGCGTCGATCCTCGGGCGGGACGGGAACCGGCTCCCGCCCCTGTGCATCCGCGGCGGGGCGCTCCGGGGAATCCGGTACGAGATGCCGGTGGCTTCCGCGCAGGTGAAATCGTCGTTGCTGCTCGCCGGCCTGTACGCCGACTCCCCGGTGACCGTGGTGGAGCCGATGCGGTCGCGGGACCACACCGAGCGGATGCTGGCGGCGATGGGGGCCGGGATCGCCCGGGACGGGAACGCGGTCACCGTGTCCCCTTGCGAGAGGCTCGATCCGCTGGAGATGACGGTTCCGGGCGACCTTTCCTCGGCCGCCTTCTTCCTCGTCCTCGCCGCCGTGACCCCGGGGTCGTCGCTCACCGTCCGCGGCGTGGGAGTGAACCCGTTCCGCACGGGAATCCTCGGCGTGCTCCGCCGGATGGGGGCCGACATCCGCTTCGCCGGGGAGCGGACCGAGGGCGGGGAGCCGGTGGCGGACCTGGTCGTCCGCGGCGCCGCGCTTGCAGCCACGCACGTGGCCCCGGAAGAGATCCCCGGGCTGATCGACGAAGTCCCGATCCTTTGCGTGGCGGCGGCCTTCGCAGCGGGCCGTACGGAGGTGCGCGGCGCCGGGGAGTTGCGCGTCAAGGAGTCGGACCGGATCGCCTCGATGGTCGCCTGCCTCTCCTCCCTCGGGGTCCCCTGCGGGGAATACCCGGACGGCCTGTGGGTAGAGGGGCCGGCGACGGTGCGTTCCGCAGGTCCGTGCGACAGCCATGGGGACCACCGGATCGCGATGTCGCTGCGGATCCTCGGCGCGGCGGCGGGGGTTCCCGTGGAGGTGACGGACGTCGATTGCATCGACACTTCCTTCCCGGGATTTCAACCGTTGCTGGAAGGATTGACGCGTTGA